A single region of the Demequina sp. genome encodes:
- a CDS encoding TlyA family RNA methyltransferase, with product MLVARGLARSRTHAQHLIERGAVTLDDAVLTRASMDVADDAQLTVNDDGYVSRAAHKLIGALDACAADGLAVSGRRALDAGASTGGFTQVLLERGAAHVTAIDVGHGQLVDELRTDPRVTCIEGLNLRDLEPSILSRPIDLVVADLSFISLTLVTRQLCATLASGDLVLMVKPQFEVGREKLGAGGVVTRPDDHAAAVAAVAAALEHEGAVIHRLERSQLPGLTGNVEFFVWASLAWQARDDGRRPQLTGAALAAAIEHVTKGRL from the coding sequence GTGCTCGTCGCACGCGGGCTCGCACGGTCGCGCACCCACGCGCAACACCTCATCGAGCGCGGTGCCGTGACGCTTGACGACGCCGTGCTCACTCGCGCATCGATGGACGTCGCCGATGACGCCCAGTTGACAGTCAACGATGACGGCTACGTCTCGCGCGCGGCGCACAAGCTCATCGGCGCGCTCGATGCGTGCGCCGCTGACGGTCTCGCGGTGAGCGGTCGCCGCGCCCTCGATGCGGGAGCCTCGACCGGAGGCTTCACCCAGGTCCTGCTCGAACGGGGAGCCGCGCACGTGACCGCGATCGACGTGGGCCACGGGCAGCTCGTGGACGAACTCAGGACCGACCCCAGGGTCACGTGTATCGAGGGCCTCAATCTGAGGGACCTGGAACCGTCCATACTCTCGCGCCCCATCGATCTCGTGGTGGCGGACCTGTCCTTCATCTCCCTCACCCTGGTGACGCGACAGCTGTGCGCAACCCTGGCGTCGGGCGACCTGGTGCTCATGGTGAAGCCGCAGTTCGAGGTGGGCCGCGAAAAGCTGGGCGCTGGAGGCGTCGTGACGCGCCCGGACGACCACGCGGCCGCCGTGGCGGCCGTTGCCGCCGCGCTCGAACATGAGGGTGCGGTTATCCACAGGCTGGAGCGCTCGCAGCTGCCCGGACTCACTGGGAACGTGGAATTCTTCGTCTGGGCATCGCTCGCGTGGCAGGCTAGGGACGACGGCCGCAGGCCGCAGCTGACCGGTGCGGCCCTTGCGGCCGCGATTGAGCACGTGACGA
- a CDS encoding HAD-IIA family hydrolase: protein MSLIGSDGPLETAYDVALVDLDGVAYKGPNAIPTAPGALKAARASGMRLVFVTNNASREPGEVAAHLTDLGIPAVDEEILTAAQAGAAMLAEHCAPGAKVLVIGGKGLRTAVEAEGFAVVEGAGDHPEAVIQGYSPDIGWAELAEAAYAINAGAHYFATNLDRTLPTERGMAPGNGSLVAAVVTATGVTPPAAGKPEPGMFLLAAKRAGSQRPLVIGDRLDTDLKGARAAGIPGLLVLTGVSDVKETLTAPPEHRPSYIGADLRSLAETHPAPRQDGNWWHVGEARAHVVEGRLLVDGGSAIDRVRAACCAAWAATDAGEKLLVETLPHLGVAS from the coding sequence ATGAGCCTCATCGGATCCGATGGCCCCCTCGAGACCGCCTACGACGTAGCGCTCGTGGACCTCGACGGCGTCGCCTACAAGGGACCCAACGCCATCCCCACTGCGCCCGGAGCTCTCAAGGCGGCCCGCGCGTCGGGCATGCGGCTGGTCTTCGTGACCAATAATGCGTCGCGCGAACCGGGCGAGGTGGCCGCTCATCTGACCGACCTGGGCATTCCCGCCGTGGACGAGGAGATCCTCACCGCGGCGCAAGCGGGGGCAGCGATGCTCGCCGAGCACTGCGCGCCTGGTGCAAAGGTGCTGGTAATTGGCGGCAAGGGGCTGCGCACTGCCGTGGAGGCAGAAGGCTTTGCCGTGGTGGAGGGCGCTGGCGATCATCCCGAGGCCGTGATCCAGGGCTACTCGCCGGACATTGGCTGGGCGGAGCTCGCGGAGGCCGCGTACGCGATCAATGCGGGCGCGCACTACTTCGCGACCAACCTCGACCGCACCCTGCCCACGGAGCGCGGCATGGCGCCGGGCAACGGTTCGCTGGTGGCCGCCGTGGTCACGGCAACCGGGGTAACCCCGCCAGCGGCAGGCAAGCCGGAACCAGGAATGTTCCTGCTCGCCGCCAAGAGAGCGGGCTCGCAGCGGCCCCTCGTGATCGGAGACCGGCTCGACACCGACCTCAAGGGAGCTCGCGCCGCCGGCATCCCCGGCCTGCTCGTCCTCACCGGGGTCAGTGACGTGAAGGAGACCCTCACCGCCCCGCCGGAGCATCGACCTTCGTACATCGGCGCTGATCTGCGCTCCCTCGCTGAGACTCATCCGGCGCCGCGACAGGACGGAAACTGGTGGCACGTTGGGGAGGCGAGAGCGCACGTGGTCGAGGGTCGTCTCCTGGTCGACGGGGGAAGCGCGATCGATAGGGTCCGCGCGGCGTGCTGCGCCGCATGGGCCGCCACGGACGCCGGAGAGAAGTTGCTGGTTGAGACGCTTCCACACTTGGGGGTAGCCTCCTGA